The sequence TTTGGAGTGTGAAGTCTGTATTTATATGcttcacttgaaaaataaaatcatcaatttttatttttttctagttaatcGCCACAATACGTGTCAACCCTTTTTTGTATTTGAATAGAGACATTTCTtggttcttttaattttctagaagttCACAATCTTTAATGTTGGGCATTAAAAGGAATCTAAAGTttgatttattctaaatttaatctcttaatttttaatattgatatttcaGACACTTTACAATTTTCTGACAAACTATTATTTCGgaaagtaataaaaatgtaataaaaaataaatactaaccATTTCATTCGAAGGGATGTAAAAATCGGATACAGCAGCAGCTAAATACAAAATCGCTCTGCTTTTTAAAGGAGCCAGTGCTTTACAAGTGGAGCGTAATAACCAAAGGTATTCAGCTAAGGTGGTGAAATTTAGCTGAAGCAATTTCCCCTGCTTCAAAATCTCCTTATACTTGCACAGAACTTGGGAAATTTGTTCCGTGTATTCCGgagaaactttaataaaaaagaaatatatcttTATCCGTTATAGACACATTTCCGATATAggatattaaaacaaaacaagaaGAATGTTTCATTAGTTTGTTaggaaattcaaattaattacaatattgtaattataagttaaaaatacaaaaggagaataatttagattaatttaatacTCCGATTGTACAAACTCTAATTTTTGAGATTAtagcaaaaatgaaaacaatttatttactccCAATTGTTGTAAAAATGCACCTATTACTGATGGTTTTCcattttcggtttttaaatcGAGCATATTAAGGAATGAGTGGCCGGCAAAATGTCGTGAAAATGGCTCCAGAGTCTTCAACCTACACatttaaaatacagatttttacattttcagcgCTTCTTCCTTAGCGacaaatattcatttgaaatttcatttaaaaaaacaaagttatttaaaacacattttttccgtttttttctttaaattacctATGAAGAAAAATAACAGCATATCCatgatctaaaaaatattcagcCGACACAGAACCTCTCGTCCCAGCactaaaattatcaacaaaacgaACAGTGTTATGTTCCAGAGGAACCGTGGTACCACcactctgaaaattaaaaaaatatatagaaatatatGTACTCACTATATGTATAATAAAGTTTATACTTCAAATAACCTcatgaaattgaatatttaaaacagtttttataatactatttatatacataatatatttccttgaattaaaaaagtttcatgcaCTTAAGATCGAAATAAAATCTActttcttataaacaattttatgtacCAAAATCAGAgcacaaaaatgcaaaaatcaaaACAACAAAGGAAAAGCGAGGGCATTTTTGAGCATTGATTTCGGTGCATGAAACCTTTCATAAGAAAGTATATTTTATTTCGATCtctaatgaatttattaaaatatagaaaCTATATAAGCTCAAGATTCGTTCTAATCTGCAGGGTTGCTTGTTAATACCACTAAGCTTTATTTTCATTGAGGCATtcatattttagttcattttattgaaagatacctattttttgtttaaataatttttaaacattgtcttgaaattagtaatttttagaaACATGTTATTTTTTGGATTATTCCTTTTCCCATTTGGATACAGTAATAGTCTGAATAGATTGGTTCAGATCGTTCAGAATCAACCCCACCAAGGTTGATTAATTAtttaggggccgttcaaaaactgcGTCAAGCTATTTTGAGCACTTTATCCACCTCTCcctttatttgtcaaaattttgttttcaattctaTTCAATAAACGCAGACTTCACAGCCAGAAATTCTCTTAAAAAgagggaaatagggtgattttacacaaaatagggcaataaatgctttaaaaaaaattagtgtaaatAGATATAAAGTCATTACATGAAACGCTTCAAATTCCCCAGGATTCATGCCgaaaactgtttcattttgaagaaaatagtttaatttgaaagcaaagaaaaaaaaattttctaccaaaatgaaattttcaacctattaaactgcattttcaaataaaaaaacaatttaactttaaccaaaaacagttggaattttaaccaaataattacattttcagtccaaaaagatgactttttcagactacagttgaattttcaacatgaaaattagaattttaaacaagactgatattttttaaccaaaaaacaagcctgagattttaaaaatataggtgGGTAGATCCTAGGTAtcttacggggggggggggggNNNNNNNNNNcataaaaataaagttttatttttaacgaatttcctCAATTActgtttattaatattaatgaattaatataatatttaaagctcttcaaaaatattactattagATTCAATTACCTGCATATAATCTCAGGCctgccaagaaagatgaattttcgatgaaaaagattacttttttaccatgacagattaattttcaatacataagaacgaatttttaacaaaccagttgcattttcgaccagAAAGTTGGTAGGCGCTAAGCGTCTACAGGAAagcattaacaattatttttttaattttgaaagaaaaatgttataaaaaaaatgttaagtaaatagttaaattttcaaaaccaaaaagacgaacttctaaaaaaacagttgaattttgatgactttaaaaaaatagttatttaacaaaatatattcttaagaaaataagtaaattttcagaaaaatagatacatttttaaccaaacaggtccGTTTTTAATCCATAGATACATTTCTagacaaatagctgaattttcaaacaaaaaagattaagcttcaaccaaatagttggattttcaagcttaaaagatgatttattttaaaatattgttacattttcaacctaaaaagtagaattttaaacaagagatataattgtcaacaaagaaaaatgaatttttaaccaagagaaaaACTATTCTACCGCAAAAAATTGGTTacccaaaaaggcgaatattcaacagaaaagttcattttcaacttaatactTTCATATTTTACCAAACGTtgaaattttcaagccgaaaagacgaattttctacatgacagttgaattttcaatctgaaaataataattatcgaaaaaagttgatttactaTAAAAACGAGGCATTTTAATTCAACATCAAAGacgaatatctgaaaaaattcatagcTGAATCCTTattcaattacattttcagaaaaagaagatgaaatttctaccaaagtagttgaattttcaatccatgaaagataaattttcaacaaaacagttgaattttcgaccgaaaaatatgtctttttaacaaaatagttgattgttcaaaaaagttttgaattttgttcaaaatttgttcaaatgttcaaaaattaaattatagaattttaaaccgaacgatataaattatgtaataaaaagaattcaattttaaataaagtatgtTAAATTTTCGTTTGTGTTCTATTGATTTAGTTCACATTTAAGTAGAAAGGCGAGAAAAGGGGGAATAGGGGAGAGTGTAAAATCTCTAAACgtctaaaataaaacaaaaaaggtgcaaaaataatatgtaaagacatattcgtaaaataaaatcaataattttctttttttttaagaatttcaaaaaattgttgtacacatttatattttcaatgtgtAATGTCACATTCTGTTAACTCTCCCTTTTCCTATCACTGTGACATAGTTTTAGAATGGCTCCTTAAATGAGACATCatttatcaatataaaataagatatttaacatttaaggattttaaagggcATCTTACCGTTACTAGAACTACTTTACGATCGTCATGTCGGcgtataaaatctttcaaaagacTTTCGCTTTGTTCCAAATCGGCTGGGCGTggattttttgcgtaaaaatctTCCCAATTGGAAACCATGAtggaataaatattataattctagaaattaaagatcaaatattattttagaataattaattaaccgatttttttgtaaataaataattttatagaaagaaCAAAATGATAAACAATAATATAGTTTAAACCCCATTATGAATTAATGCAACCCCCTTTAAGTTGAACCAAATGTGTTTTtatagaaatcctaaaaaaataaaagtcattCAAATATTTAGCATTTCTTAAAGCAATTGActcgaaatttaattacaaaatctcAGACAAATTATGTTACAGGATTTTCGTTAATATATTAGCGCAATTGATTCATTAAATAAAACTAAGAACATGATGCGACttcaaataaaacagatgaatttaaaattaaaaagttgaattatgaactgAAAACGATCGCCTTTCACCAAAAATGAGTTACTTTTgcggttaaaaaattacttttctatgcaaaaacaacggattttcaaccaaaatgatgatttttcccctaaaataatgaatcttcaaatagaatacttgaattttcaagcaaaaagttacattttcaatttcaatgttgaatatttaacaagaacgcttgaatttcaatcaaaaatatgaattcaaacaagaagattaattatctaccaaaatagacgataTTGCAATCAAATGTATggcatttcaactaaaatgatgaatattaaactggagcagtaaaactttaaacaataaagatgaattttgaatggaaatttttagaaaaaaagattttttttaactaaaatgaatctttaacttgaatatagttaaatttccaaacaaaaaggtgaatttttaattaaaaacattaatttctactcaaaaagatgatttttcgacacaatacatcaattttcaattagaaaagattcaaacaacaaatttttagaaaaatagttatattttcagaaaaatcgatgaattttcaaataaaaaaataaatcttgaactgcaatatttgattttttaatcaaaacgatgAACATTTAGCTGGGATTccggaattttcaatcaagaaaattaattttgatctagaAAGTCGAATTTACTAATATAAAAGATGAACtgtcaaccaaaaacggaatagttgaatttttagtaacaaaaaattgatgttcaaacaaagacatgaatttttaactaaaataatgaaatattcaattagaatggttacatttttagttttaaaaaatgaataatttccaacaaaaaaactaattaccaaaaaatatgtagttaaattttcaaacaaaatttgaatttccctaTTATGATTCTTTAACTCtagaataatattgaatttttaagaaaataaaagacgaattttcaactaaaacgattaaaaaatactatttaatcaagaaagataatttttttcaagcgaaacaaaaaatatgttaaaaaaaaattaggcacgCTCTACAAAAAATGCCCTGAAATTTCCAGGTTTTCGAAATAGGGTAGACACCCTGGCCGTGAACATTTTTTTAGccatttagaaacaaataattctTGAAACGATCGCCGGATAAACGGTATTACACTCTTAACTTATCTTTATAATAATTCAGACAGTGCTTTCaagaataatctaaaaataagttaataaactCCTGTGCCAAAAATGATCTTTCATGAAGGTTAAGTTTTTTCAATCGCTGGCAAATAAGAATATACTTAATGAGAAAGATAAATAGCACAtcgttaaaaacaaaataaaatcatgCAATTTTTATGTATAGTATACATAGCATATAAATCACATATACTTATCTTATATAAATCTATCGAtcttatcaaaattatgtaatgcaTAACCTCAAATTCCGCATTATTTCAAAACTTGTTTAGTTTCTTAagcttaaataaatataaaaattactatCTTGATATAAGAAGAGTTAATTTCCATAAAATGAAAGTTCAAGTTGTCGTAGGATTATTAAAAGcataaagaaatttcgaattttgtaatTTGGGGTTAGGTAAGAATGTAGCAATGAAAATCCATGTTAATTGTAATATAATAGCATCTCTAACAATAGTCAATATTCACTGAAATTTAAGTAAACTCACTATTTTGTATGCATCAAGTCTAAAATATGAAGGTTAAACTTTACACCTTGATTAAAAAATGTGGCGATATCAAAACTTTGTCTGAACTTTCCATCAAGTTTCGCAAGAACGAATAATTATTGATGGAtcatagttcattttcaaaaaaatgatttagctTTTATAGTTTTTGGAACAATATAACGTTTACTTTAAGAGTTCTTataagaaaatctaattattcttcCAATCTAATCTGATTCACATAAGCATAAAAGTAAAAGtcataattaatttcataatatcttcatagaaaatgtataatttcctGATAAAatcagaagtttaaaaataatttataaagacgAAAAATGTCACAATAAATGAAAATGGAGAACAGGTTCTAAAATGAAATAGCATGAATTGATATTTGATTCTCTAGACTTTATTTCCAGATATTTACAGTAATGCAAagtattaggatattttaaacttCGGACCTTTGAATAACCTCATGATTCACCAGCAATTCAGGTATACCAGGTGTAATCAAAATGAGTACCGGAAcggtattttaaaattgaaaaacgtatTTATTCTCGTTTCATTTACTAAGTTTGTATGTGTCTATTTTGTACGCCTTTTAACTCCAGATTGATGTAGGTCGCTCCATATGAGCCTTGTTCCTTCCTTTAGCTGGGTCGAGGAGctgtaaacaataaaaatggcGAATTAAAGTAAATCGTATCATAATTTCCGGAAAGTTTTACTTAATTGCAAGGAGAAGatggaatcggaaaaataaaaatgcttaccTGGTATCTCTTGTCCTTGTAGTCATTCCAAGGTTCGGGCTTTGTTTTCGGAGTCCACGAAACATCAGGATTTTTAAGAGCCAACCTGGCTGTGTACGCAACTGCAGCCGTGCATCCCGCAGCAAGGACGACGAACAGAGGAATCAGCTGCAAAGTagattatatatatgtatatatttcttttttataacaaGAGATGCGgagtaacttgaaaatttaaaaatgtggctCACCGATGGATGTTTTTTGATGGACTTGATGTCCAGTCCCTGTATCATCTTTCTGCCTTTTTTTGTTCTGTTTGGATCAGATAACAAACTGAACGGCTACAAATCTCAGGAAAAAAGATGCTGTCTTACAGCAGACTGCAAAAGGACTGACGTAAGAAGCGTTCCGAAACGCATCCGTCTTTGATCGACATCTTTTGCCATCTGGCGAGCGATCCGCAAAAGTAGGGTGcgggagtttaaaaaaaatttcgggaaaatttatattttctgttgaaaatttcagctctctcgagtttttaaaaagttttttccataattgaaaattattaaaagtttaaataatattgtaggggtttaaaatttaatcatttatttatccAAAAACTAGTAATAGGTGTTCAAAAACTACATCACACGTTCAGGGGGAGGGGGCAAGTTTTTGACAATTAATGGCGGGAGGGGTCGAAAAATTAGGGTTTTCcttataaattacaatttgtgAATAAGGATCTTTTTAAATGCTTGATCAAATAAAACTTAGTCATTTTCTTTTACAAGGAAAGCATCCTAAAATACAGACCTCGCATTCTTTCCCCCATTCCCAACTTGTTCCCATTTTAAATTAGTCCTCATTTTTTTctgttcttctttgcttgaattATTCTAACTGAATTAATGGAATccagtaagaaaatcaaactacttTTGGAtagaagttcattcttttttattcaaaagacaaTAGCAGAGttatcaaattcatctcttttggtaaaacttccatcttttttgttggaaaattcaaagatattgtgaaaaaaaattattttcttgacaattaaactctttgattaaagttttaacttttatattaaacatttgtttttatttcgttgagaattaattttcattgctgaaaatttaactaatccattgttggctgaaaataattagtttttagttgaaaattcatttacacttggtttgaaagttgaactacttttttgaaaattcactttattggttaaagctttaactattttattagaaattcgatttttgttgtttttaaaaatttactttttaactgagaatttaattattccatttttggttgcctATCGAtcgcttttagttcaaaattcaactaataaatgttttgttgagaattcatatttttttggtagaaaatctagctacttgattgaaagttgtattaatttgttacaaatgcaTGTTATTAGTTGTAGCTTGAACTACTGTAAagtatattcgttttttttttgttagaaattttttcactgaaaatttaactatttgatttttggttgaaaatcgaaagctttcagtccaaaattcaactaataaatttgtaattgagaacttatcttttttgcttgaaaattcaactatttgattgacagttaatctacttatttaaaaattcattccattggttaaagatttaaatatttagttaaaattgtttttttttgcgttgaaaattaatttttctaactgataGTTGAACAATttctattattggttaaaaaacatcgtagttagttgaaaattctactaattagtagataatttgtcattttttgttcagaattaatcttcttgattgataaTTGAACCACTTGATTTTAAGTTGAACTAATAACTTTGTTCGAAACTTCATTATttattcgttgaagattcatctctctttggttgaatgtttttcattttaaacttgaaatatttttgttttttaatgtcaaatatttcattttttgatgagaaatcaactttttttagtgcaaattcaactgttttcgatttgaaattaaaaaatgtatttttaatatcaactactatattttgagttatgaattaattattttacattgaaaattcaactaactgtttaaaagttaaacttcatactaaaaaattcattttttctttgaaaattaattattttgattgaaagttcaactattttgatgaacagTCAATGGAAAATTCACCTCCGAAGGCTAAAAAGGCAACAATTTATCtggttttgttgaggattcaactattttgttgaaaaatcgtgtttcaatttatttttaattcgagtactttgttgaaaattgtttatatttcgtCTGGAAATCTAAGTATTTTGTATTGAATTCAGTATCCTATTTGAATAGCGTGATGTAGTTTTTGAACGGTCCCTAACGTCTTTTCCCATTCGAATATTTTGGAACACGCGTATTTGAATTTCCCGCCGAGAAACCTAGCAGAAAATCCTAGTCAAAATGTCAGCTGATGGCATGACCATGGTAACCAAGtaacctaaaaaaaactttttattaacaaGAAAACCTGTTTAAACTTTCTACAATGAATACATTAAATCCTAATAAGTTAATCAAAAACACGCTGCTTCCTTTCAGCATCAGTAAACACGAGAATACATCATAAAATTGGGGTTCTGAGACTCCATCATCGGTTACCTCTAACCTGTTGAATCACCTCTGACTCTCTGATCACGTTATCGGAATTGATTTGACGTCTCGTATTTTTACATTCCGCGGCGGTATTCGCCAGACCAGGCGGTGGCATAAAAGTTTAACAACTAATTTTGATCTCACGTATAAATAATGTTGATCTCAGCGAGCAATTTTGGGTGAAGTTGCTCATACAGAATCTTGCGAGGTTACCTAAGCAAGTGATGTTTAAGTTTCAAAATCACTATTGAACATGAATCAGATGATTCGTCGCGATTTTCCGGGAACTGGGTGCTCaggaatttgttgttttttgaatttcaaacgagACGTGTTGTTTTAACGTTAGTATATTGAACTGCAGTGAAAAACGATGATCAAGTTGTCTTGGTTTGAGTGTCAAGTGTAATTTTTGGCTGACAAGGATTTCCTGAAAAATGGGGTTTTCTACGAGTTTACAGGGTCAGGCTTCTCAAGAGGCCCTTTTGGGACGCCAGGAAGCCGAAATTAAACTCCTGGAGACGATGCGCCGGTGTCTTACCACCAAAGTTAAATCGGATCGAGAATATGCTTCGACCATTGGTGCACTGAGTGTCCAGGGCAGAAAAATCGAAAGGACCGAAGAACTTATTGGGAGTATGATTGCCCAGGtattttcattcttttcatttccgatttttaaataacttaattttgtgCAAAGATTGGTATACAAAATATTTGCAAGGTACCAAAAATCAACGAAAATTACATGAGATTTGACGCCGaagatattaaataaatttaattgaattctaaaTCATCGATCATcaagaaataaaaacataaaaataaattatatcatgAACGATTTCATAATGAAtgctagatttttaaaaaataaataaatatttaaatttctagtaTTCAGTGGTATGCACATATTGCCGTTTCtgatcatattaaaaaaaatgtattctcttaCCCACAAAGTTATAAAAGCTCTtcactctatttttttaaaattcaaaacaaaatatattttagaaaattttaaattatctacaaGAATCGTGTAATTCCAATGATAACGAacgttttatttcgtttattaaGCAATTCTATAAGATTTCATCGAATACGATTGTGCAATTGAAATGGAATTCAGAAACAGGTAAAATACGCGTAAAGAGAAATTTCTGTGGATTTTTAATGGCATTCATAACATTTTGAGAAAAAGATCAAAAATGTTTGCATAAATTTCTTTCAGAATTAGAAAATGTTAATGTTGCAGAAAGTAATTACATATTCTTAATCAactataaaaagaataattaaaattaagacttgTTAAATAATGCAAATTCCAATCTGCACCGAAACAAGATATTCAGGActttcactttaatatttatattcgatTAAAATTCTCCGAATTAATCATTTAACGGGGTATCTACTCAGATGAACAAGAGCTGAAAACGGCAGAAAAAGGTATGGCATTTTTTCGAGCGGGCCTAAATTTGTTTCACatttataataatgaattattttttaaaagcttggCTAATCCCGAACTTTTGGAACTAGTTCATCTCCTTTTTCAGCTCCTTCATTTTTTTGGGACGACTAAACACAgtctttttcatttgtaaaagtaaattttgtagtactggatttatatttatttaaatagaactttttttaactttttcactaatctcagtaaaatatattttatttaaaatgatatattaaatATTCTCTGAATTTTACGTGACTAcctatgtaaataataaatacgaattatttttattactattcacATCCTTTATTATTCGATAGTGATAATACGTGCATATTCAagattattctataattataaaGATCCTAAAagctttttcaatcaagaaatttgttatccttttataaagttattttcataaattaaggagcgtcgttatttaattttatgtatgAAAAGCGCCCTGCCTACCTAGTTAGATATTAATAAGGaatgaaaaaatactatttataattaattcgtgtaatttttgtatacttaTTAGAGtagtctaaacaaaaaaaaattttttgaaatagttcctCGAAATATTATTGAATGTGGTGTAAAAAGGCCAAACATTTTTTacagagttaaaaaaatgttattattattattattaagtgcttattttattttaattgttgcgTTTAATGGATTATTTTACTTTGGAATACAAAAGGATCAAGTGGATGTATgctaaagtaaaatatttcattaacggCAACAGTTAAAGCGAAgcacatttttgaagaaaaaaaacaggcTCAGATACtcctaaatgtattttttttttaattctggtaAAAATCTGGGTGATGTATTCTACTCAAAGTAAAACATTAGATGTATTCTAAatcaaaataatcaattaaaagggcatttaaagtaaaatataccATTAGTTGCAAAAATGAACTTAAGATACTgctaaatatatgtttttcgattttttaataaatttatttaattacaattaaaacattaatatgtGGGTAATTAAAGGGGTTATGTGTGTATCGTGCAATACATAATTTGAAAggtggcagtacagaactagcTTTTtagtatcaaatatttattaatcttacACAATGTCTCCATATCTCGGGATAGAGCTTTCCtttgaaaatggtaaaaattgaaACTGGTGATTACATTTTTTACCGTAATCCGCAGCCGATATTGTTCCAATTTCTGGCAAGTGTCGCTTTGAGATTGTCAACTGACACATCTAtcttatacaaaatatttgtttgctcttctgaaaaattcagaattttttagttaTCTAGTTTTGTTCTTCCACCCTTCAATTGTACGTGGAAATACCTGGAATAGTGagggattttttttcagaatttgagtagattcatgaaattaaaagcaatttaataacttccaaatttctttttgctACTTCTTTGCAACAAGATTAAGTTGAAATtcctaaattcatttttttcttcttattataatttaaaagtttgtgtggtttttaaaattgtaatgatgctttaaaatttttttatcactttatacTATATGTATGCATTATATTCTTTCTATATTTACTAGAAAACCTTGAAAATTCTGTGGGTTAATTCACATAACTATAAAttggcataatttaaaaaaatcaggtgATCCACtagtttcttgataaaaatttaaagacaacTTGAAACTGTGTAAAAATGTGTCCAATGTCTAAATAGCGTTTTTCTgtaaaatacaatgatttttggtaaaatataaagaaagttGGGTTTTATTATTTcgcatttaagaaaaattaaaatatacataatttataattataaaattatttgaattgttttaaattctaaattcgatgaaaataaagttttctccaaattgaaaatagttttttttaaaaccatatgttttatataaaacacgaaataaatatttgtagGGTTGGCGAGAAATCATGGATTCGATAGACCAGACAGCAAAGCTTATAAAACAACAAGCAGACTCGATGGAAAATATAGTTGTAGATCACATAAGTACTCTTCTTTCGGAAAGAAGACGTGCCAGGAAACTGTATCAGGAAGAGCAAGCTTGGTTGAATAATCAATTCCAGCAGGTACTTATCAACACCGTGACCCAATAATCATTCTTGTGGTTTCCTTTGTAACTGAGAATTGCACTTTTTTATGTTCTCCTCAGTTAACAGATGATGTCGGCAGAAAAAAGGCGGATTACCAGAAGAGCTTAGAATCCTACAAGTTAATGA is a genomic window of Belonocnema kinseyi isolate 2016_QV_RU_SX_M_011 chromosome 8, B_treatae_v1, whole genome shotgun sequence containing:
- the LOC117179021 gene encoding cytochrome c oxidase subunit NDUFA4 — translated: MIQGLDIKSIKKHPSLIPLFVVLAAGCTAAVAYTARLALKNPDVSWTPKTKPEPWNDYKDKRYQLLDPAKGRNKAHMERPTSIWS
- the LOC117178087 gene encoding phosphopantothenate--cysteine ligase isoform X2 translates to MVSNWEDFYAKNPRPADLEQSESLLKDFIRRHDDRKVVLVTSGGTTVPLEHNTVRFVDNFSAGTRGSVSAEYFLDHGYAVIFLHRLKTLEPFSRHFAGHSFLNMLDLKTENGKPSVIVSPEYTEQISQVLCKYKEILKQGKLLQLNFTTLAEYLWLLRSTCKALAPLKSRAILYLAAAVSDFYIPSNEMSVHKISSSGPPTIALHLVPKILEPLVSLWVPEAFVVSFKLETDENLLISKARDALNKYKHYLVVANMLHTRKEHVVIVSRDDNYPISLSKSQIAAGEEIEQQIVADLVKKHDAFIGSAGKVT
- the LOC117178087 gene encoding phosphopantothenate--cysteine ligase isoform X1; protein product: MESSDKVLISPHFLIKNYNIYSIMVSNWEDFYAKNPRPADLEQSESLLKDFIRRHDDRKVVLVTSGGTTVPLEHNTVRFVDNFSAGTRGSVSAEYFLDHGYAVIFLHRLKTLEPFSRHFAGHSFLNMLDLKTENGKPSVIVSPEYTEQISQVLCKYKEILKQGKLLQLNFTTLAEYLWLLRSTCKALAPLKSRAILYLAAAVSDFYIPSNEMSVHKISSSGPPTIALHLVPKILEPLVSLWVPEAFVVSFKLETDENLLISKARDALNKYKHYLVVANMLHTRKEHVVIVSRDDNYPISLSKSQIAAGEEIEQQIVADLVKKHDAFIGSAGKVT